One window of the Campylobacter showae CSUNSWCD genome contains the following:
- the pheA gene encoding prephenate dehydratase has protein sequence MQNINDLRNEIDKIDDEVLRRLNERMNFVRKIGELKQTSGSAIYRPERERAILNRLEGQDSAFLNKVAIEAIYLEIFAVSRNLEMPEKVAYLGPEGTYTHQAAESRFGAMSAYLPLASIEAVFTKLKHKEAKYGVVPIENNTEGAVGATLDCLGRFDSVKVVAEIYMDIHHIFASKCENLKDIKRIYSHPQGYNQCRKFLDDHMLSAVEFIPAKSTAQAAQLASSEPNSAAICSKIAAKLYGVPILFETIEDNAANRTRFFILSDFKNERAQRNKTSILAKTEHRPGGLVELLLAFRDEGINITKLESRPIKQREFKANFYIDFEGHIDDDNVQKAIQKAISYGHEIAWLGSYVAWEE, from the coding sequence ATGCAAAACATAAACGACCTTAGAAACGAGATAGATAAGATCGACGATGAGGTGCTAAGACGCCTAAACGAACGCATGAATTTCGTGCGAAAGATCGGAGAGCTAAAGCAAACCAGCGGCAGCGCGATCTACCGCCCCGAGCGTGAAAGAGCGATCCTAAACCGCCTCGAGGGGCAGGACTCCGCATTTTTAAACAAAGTTGCTATTGAGGCGATTTATCTTGAAATTTTTGCCGTCAGTAGAAATCTCGAAATGCCCGAAAAAGTCGCCTATCTAGGGCCTGAGGGCACCTACACGCACCAAGCCGCGGAGAGTCGTTTCGGCGCAATGAGCGCGTATTTGCCCCTAGCTAGTATCGAGGCGGTTTTTACCAAACTAAAGCACAAAGAGGCCAAATACGGCGTCGTGCCGATAGAAAACAATACAGAAGGCGCGGTGGGCGCGACGCTAGACTGCCTTGGGCGGTTTGATAGTGTCAAGGTCGTGGCTGAAATTTACATGGATATCCACCATATTTTTGCGAGCAAGTGCGAAAATTTAAAGGACATCAAGCGCATCTACTCGCACCCGCAAGGCTACAATCAGTGCCGCAAATTTTTAGACGATCATATGCTTTCAGCCGTCGAGTTTATCCCGGCAAAATCGACCGCACAGGCCGCGCAGCTAGCCAGCAGCGAGCCAAACTCGGCCGCCATCTGCTCTAAGATTGCGGCCAAGCTTTACGGCGTGCCGATTTTGTTTGAGACGATCGAGGATAACGCCGCAAACCGCACGAGATTTTTTATCTTAAGCGATTTTAAAAACGAGCGAGCGCAAAGAAATAAAACATCAATCCTAGCAAAGACCGAGCACCGTCCCGGCGGGCTAGTGGAGCTACTTTTGGCATTTAGAGACGAGGGTATAAACATAACCAAACTAGAGAGCCGCCCGATAAAACAGCGCGAATTTAAAGCGAATTTTTATATAGATTTCGAGGGGCACATCGACGACGACAACGTCCAAAAAGCTATACAAAAAGCGATAAGCTACGGCCATGAGATTGCATGGCTAGGAAGCTACGTCGCGTGGGAGGAATGA
- the hisC gene encoding histidinol-phosphate transaminase, with product MKFNENLANLVSYEAGKPIELVVREYGIDAKDVIKLASNENPYGTSPAVVKAVGEIANKMHLYPDDSYFELKAALASKFCVSEKSIVIGSGSDQIIEFAVHAKANAKRGILTTGITFAMYEIYAKAAGAKVFKTQSKEHDLGEFLQIYKAKKDEIGIIFLCVPNNPLGGCLDAEEIYKFLEQIDADTLVVIDGAYQEFAKFKDAKKEIKPRELIAKFPNAVYLGTFSKAYGLGGMRVGYGLGEESVMSEIGKLRAPFNITTLSLKAAIEALKDEEFVKMTLETNFEEMKKYENFADLHGIKRLPSFTNFIVFEFERQNASELAQNLLKKGIILRDLKGYGLNAIRITIGKPNQNDVVLKQIEGNLK from the coding sequence ATGAAATTTAACGAAAATTTGGCAAATTTAGTGAGCTACGAGGCGGGCAAGCCTATCGAGCTAGTCGTGCGCGAATACGGCATCGACGCCAAAGACGTCATCAAGCTAGCCAGCAACGAAAACCCGTACGGTACGAGCCCTGCGGTAGTAAAAGCAGTAGGCGAGATAGCAAATAAAATGCATCTTTATCCCGACGACAGCTACTTCGAGCTAAAGGCTGCGCTAGCTAGTAAATTTTGCGTTAGCGAAAAATCTATCGTAATAGGCTCCGGAAGCGATCAGATAATAGAATTTGCCGTGCACGCAAAGGCGAACGCAAAGAGGGGAATTTTAACCACGGGCATAACCTTTGCTATGTATGAAATTTACGCCAAAGCAGCGGGTGCGAAGGTCTTTAAAACCCAGAGTAAAGAGCATGATCTGGGCGAGTTTTTGCAAATTTACAAGGCTAAAAAAGACGAGATCGGCATTATATTTTTGTGTGTGCCCAATAACCCTCTAGGAGGCTGCCTGGATGCCGAGGAAATTTATAAATTTTTAGAGCAAATCGATGCCGATACGCTCGTGGTTATCGACGGCGCATATCAAGAGTTTGCTAAATTTAAAGACGCAAAAAAAGAGATAAAGCCGCGTGAGCTCATAGCTAAATTTCCAAACGCGGTATATCTGGGCACGTTTTCTAAGGCTTACGGTCTAGGCGGTATGCGCGTAGGATACGGCCTCGGCGAAGAAAGCGTGATGAGCGAGATAGGAAAACTAAGGGCGCCGTTTAATATAACGACGCTTAGCCTAAAAGCGGCCATAGAAGCGCTAAAGGACGAAGAATTCGTAAAAATGACGCTTGAGACGAACTTTGAGGAGATGAAAAAATACGAAAATTTTGCCGACCTCCACGGTATAAAGCGTTTGCCTAGCTTTACGAATTTTATCGTTTTTGAATTCGAGCGTCAAAACGCGAGCGAGCTTGCTCAAAATCTGTTAAAAAAAGGTATAATTTTACGTGACCTAAAAGGTTACGGATTAAACGCGATTCGCATAACTATCGGGAAACCAAATCAAAACGACGTAGTTTTAAAACAAATCGAGGGAAATTTAAAGTAA